In Actinomycetes bacterium, a genomic segment contains:
- a CDS encoding monooxygenase has protein sequence MTTRRSTLRAAAVLGAAALLAGCAAAPVESGAEALPVRQSAASTHSHAPGTAPHSHGTASTDGAATPTVAPGAPVALRPGERRVTLKLPGGPYRPSAPGAGRDDYRCFLIDPGLTEGAFVTGSDVLPGNSSVVHHAILFAVPPGQVAAAQRQDADAAGDGWSCFGGSALQQAGDDPVRNLDRAPWLAAWAPGGGETVMRQRTGRFLPAGSQVVLQLHYNLRAAGDDASTFADDTAVALRLMPGSADLRPLRTMLLVAPVELPCTDEESGPLCGRSASMVDLASRIGPSAGRTVAGLALLCSRAGRPIRPGTRQSCDRTAPQDMVVRAVAGHMHLLGRSISVDLDPGTSREQRLLDREVWDFDDQAATPLDRPVPVRAGDTLRVTCTHDAALRSMIPELADEQPRYVTWGEGTSDEMCLGIVQYTDS, from the coding sequence GTGACCACGCGCCGGAGCACACTGCGGGCCGCGGCCGTGCTCGGTGCCGCGGCCCTGCTCGCCGGCTGCGCTGCGGCGCCGGTGGAGTCGGGAGCCGAGGCGCTTCCGGTGCGTCAGTCCGCGGCATCGACCCACAGCCACGCGCCGGGCACCGCGCCGCACAGCCACGGCACCGCCTCGACGGACGGCGCGGCGACCCCGACGGTCGCGCCGGGCGCGCCGGTCGCCCTGCGGCCGGGGGAGCGCCGGGTCACCTTGAAGCTGCCCGGCGGCCCCTACCGGCCCAGCGCCCCCGGGGCCGGCCGAGACGACTACCGCTGCTTCCTCATCGACCCGGGCCTGACCGAGGGCGCCTTCGTCACCGGGTCTGACGTGCTGCCCGGCAACAGCTCCGTCGTCCACCACGCGATCCTGTTCGCGGTGCCGCCGGGTCAGGTGGCGGCGGCCCAGCGCCAGGACGCCGACGCCGCGGGCGACGGGTGGAGCTGCTTCGGCGGGTCCGCCCTGCAGCAGGCCGGCGACGACCCGGTGCGCAACCTCGACCGGGCACCCTGGCTGGCCGCCTGGGCACCCGGCGGCGGAGAGACGGTGATGCGGCAGCGCACCGGGCGCTTCCTCCCGGCGGGCAGCCAAGTCGTGCTCCAGCTGCACTACAACCTGCGGGCCGCCGGCGACGACGCGTCCACCTTCGCCGACGACACCGCTGTCGCCCTGCGACTGATGCCCGGCAGCGCCGACCTCCGGCCGCTGCGCACCATGCTGCTCGTCGCCCCGGTGGAGCTGCCGTGCACCGACGAGGAGTCCGGCCCGCTGTGCGGCCGGTCGGCGTCGATGGTCGACCTCGCCTCGCGGATCGGGCCGTCTGCCGGGCGGACCGTGGCCGGATTGGCCCTGCTCTGCTCCCGGGCGGGCCGCCCCATCCGGCCAGGCACCCGGCAGAGCTGCGACCGCACGGCGCCTCAGGACATGGTGGTGCGCGCGGTCGCGGGGCACATGCACCTGCTCGGCCGGTCGATCTCGGTCGACCTCGACCCCGGCACGTCGCGCGAGCAGCGGCTGCTGGACCGCGAGGTGTGGGACTTCGACGACCAGGCCGCCACCCCTCTGGACCGTCCGGTCCCGGTCCGGGCCGGCGACACTCTGCGGGTCACCTGCACCCACGACGCGGCCCTGCGTTCGATGATCCCCGAGCTGGCCGACGAGCAGCCCAGGTACGTGACCTGGGGCGAGGGCACCTCCGACGAGATGTGCCTCGGGATCGTCCAGTACACCGACTCCTGA
- a CDS encoding DUF1206 domain-containing protein: MTTNLTPGATSARGAAHQAANSDAFNKAARIGFLAKGLVYALIGALAIQVAFGDSEQTDQQGALQSVAEKPGGSIVLWLMVLGFVGYAIWRFSEAAWGRRDETDEKKRTVKRLGSLANGLIYLGFGVLAFRTVTAGSSGGSTSADITATVLKWPGGQTIVFVAGLVVIAIAIGLTVRGLKTDFEKHLDTGRMSPTTFKAVRRLGQVGYVARGVVFGLVGIFVCKAAMDYQPDKASGFDVALKSIAGAPFGQFLLVLAALGLICFGAYCVAEARYRRL, translated from the coding sequence ATGACGACCAACCTGACCCCGGGTGCCACGAGCGCCCGCGGCGCTGCGCACCAGGCCGCCAACAGTGACGCCTTCAACAAGGCAGCCCGCATCGGGTTCCTGGCCAAGGGCCTGGTCTACGCCCTCATCGGGGCGCTCGCGATCCAGGTCGCGTTCGGCGACTCTGAGCAGACCGACCAGCAGGGGGCCCTGCAGTCCGTCGCCGAGAAGCCCGGCGGCAGCATCGTTCTCTGGCTGATGGTGCTCGGGTTCGTCGGCTACGCGATCTGGCGGTTCTCCGAGGCGGCCTGGGGCCGCCGTGACGAGACCGACGAGAAGAAGCGCACCGTCAAGCGCCTCGGCTCGCTCGCCAACGGCCTGATCTACCTCGGCTTCGGCGTCCTCGCCTTCCGCACCGTCACGGCGGGGTCCTCCGGCGGCAGCACCAGCGCCGACATCACCGCCACCGTCCTGAAGTGGCCCGGCGGGCAGACCATCGTCTTCGTCGCCGGCCTGGTCGTCATCGCGATCGCGATCGGCCTCACGGTCCGCGGGCTCAAGACCGACTTCGAGAAGCACCTCGACACCGGCCGGATGAGTCCCACGACCTTCAAGGCCGTCCGCCGCCTGGGCCAGGTCGGATACGTGGCACGCGGTGTGGTCTTCGGCCTCGTCGGCATCTTCGTCTGCAAGGCGGCCATGGACTACCAGCCCGACAAGGCCAGCGGCTTCGACGTCGCGCTCAAGAGCATCGCCGGTGCGCCGTTCGGCCAGTTCCTGCTGGTCCTCGCCGCGCTGGGCCTGATCTGCTTCGGCGCCTACTGCGTCGCGGAGGCGCGCTACCGCCGGCTCTGA
- a CDS encoding RNA methyltransferase, translating to MTADVRRVAGDLSALGDYVDLTDVELRRRKEPAEGLFVAEGEKVIRRAVAAGHPVRSLLLEEKWLPALSDLLDQVDAPVYVAEPDTLRRVTGYSVHRGALAAMSRLPLPPPLDLARSARTVAVLEDLVDHTNVGAVFRSAAGLGVDAVLVGPRCADPLYRRSVKVSMGAVFSVPWSRLDAWPAALSDVRASGHTLLALTPAADATAIGDLPPAVTDRYALLVGSEGPGLSQAALDAADHRVRIPMSGGVDSLNAAAASAVAFYALSQRQAQSRR from the coding sequence GTGACGGCGGACGTGCGACGGGTGGCCGGCGACCTGAGCGCTCTCGGCGACTACGTCGACCTCACCGACGTCGAGCTGCGGCGCCGGAAGGAGCCGGCCGAGGGCCTGTTCGTCGCCGAGGGGGAGAAGGTCATCCGGCGCGCCGTCGCGGCCGGCCACCCGGTGCGCTCGCTGCTGCTCGAGGAGAAGTGGCTGCCGGCGCTCTCGGACCTGCTCGACCAGGTCGACGCCCCGGTGTACGTCGCCGAGCCGGACACGCTACGCCGGGTCACCGGCTACTCCGTCCACCGCGGTGCCCTGGCCGCGATGTCCCGGCTGCCCCTCCCGCCGCCGCTCGACCTGGCCCGGTCGGCTCGCACCGTGGCCGTCCTGGAGGACCTGGTCGACCACACCAACGTCGGTGCGGTCTTCCGCAGCGCCGCCGGGCTCGGGGTCGACGCGGTCCTGGTCGGCCCCCGGTGCGCCGACCCGCTCTACCGGCGGTCGGTGAAGGTGTCGATGGGTGCCGTCTTCTCGGTGCCCTGGTCACGCCTCGACGCGTGGCCGGCTGCGCTGTCGGACGTACGGGCGTCCGGGCACACGCTGCTCGCGCTGACGCCGGCGGCGGACGCGACGGCGATCGGTGACCTGCCGCCGGCCGTGACCGACCGGTACGCACTGCTGGTCGGCTCCGAAGGACCCGGGCTGTCCCAGGCAGCACTCGACGCCGCCGACCACCGGGTGCGGATCCCGATGTCCGGCGGCGTCGACTCGCTCAACGCTGCGGCGGCCTCGGCCGTCGCGTTCTACGCCCTGTCGCAGCGCCAGGCTCAGAGCCGGCGGTAG